ATAATAATTCTTTCTCTTATATAAGAGCATCATAGGATCACGGCGTAACATGTCTAACCTTGACTTTTATAAAATGCTTTTGTTTAATGATTTTGTATGAAAGTAAAGAGCGTCAAATATGGTGGAAAACGAACACCGGATGGTTATTTCCTAGTCGTTATTCCGATCGAAGTTTTAGAATTGTTGAATCGAGAAAATCCTGATCTTCTAATATCTGCTATAATTGAATATGCAGGTTTAGAAGTTTTTATTAAAGTAAAATCTAGGAAAAAGGCAAGAAAAGTAGCTGAAAGAGCTGAATTAATATTGTCTAGACTCCATTCTTTCAACGAAAACTCTTAATCTTTTCAATGCTTCAAGCCTTTGTTTATAACCTATTTCAGCCATTTTTACGCTTTCAGCGAGTATCTGTATTGCCTCGTCCATAGCTTTTTTGTTTACAGGATATGGTACTCCATCCTTACCTCCGAAGGCGAAAGAGTATTTTACGGGATCTCGCCAGCTTGGTTCACTACCATAGATTAAATCTGCAACTAGAGCTAAGCCCCTTACGGTTGCGGGTCCTACACCTTTAAAGTATAAAAGTTCTTCATAGTTTCTAGGCTGAAACTCGTAAATTCTTTTTAATACTTTCCAGTTAATTCTCCATGGCATTTCTAAATACTTTGCTAATTTAGCTTTCAGAATAATGGGTTCAGATTCTCCTATCCAGTCGTCAAGCGTTGAAAATCCTTTTAATCTAGCGATAATAGATGCTAGCTTTGATGGGCGTTCTTTTACTAGATCTACGGATATTTTCCTAGCTTCTCTGCTCTCTCTAGCAACCATATTAAGAACTATTTCATGTTTTTTGTCTCCCACAACGCTAGTATGCGGCTCCTCGACAAAACTCGATATTTTCTCGCTAAGCCAATGATATCGCCTTGCAG
Above is a window of Thermoproteales archaeon DNA encoding:
- a CDS encoding DUF763 domain-containing protein, whose amino-acid sequence is MMEIKGVAKLPLHYGKAPKWLINRMIKLAETIVDVMIIEYGKKEFIRRLSDPFWFQALGNVLGFDWHSSGVTTVVTGVLKTAIKPEKTGIVVCGGKGKASLKTIKEIEKLSELFNFSSSKIEELKRASALAAKVDNVAIQDGYSLYHHAFIVSEDGYWAIVQQGLNVKEKTARRYHWLSEKISSFVEEPHTSVVGDKKHEIVLNMVARESREARKISVDLVKERPSKLASIIARLKGFSTLDDWIGESEPIILKAKLAKYLEMPWRINWKVLKRIYEFQPRNYEELLYFKGVGPATVRGLALVADLIYGSEPSWRDPVKYSFAFGGKDGVPYPVNKKAMDEAIQILAESVKMAEIGYKQRLEALKRLRVFVERMESRQY